A window from Bombus pascuorum chromosome 12, iyBomPasc1.1, whole genome shotgun sequence encodes these proteins:
- the LOC132912734 gene encoding NADH dehydrogenase [ubiquinone] 1 alpha subcomplex subunit 5, with amino-acid sequence MSGLLKKSTKLTGLAVAVNPRVELRTLYERILRLANEMPKDYIYRKSIESLVKERTDIILQNESIPDIEEKINQGQVEELIIHAKNEISLMQNMLECKPWESLIEKSPPHQWTWPPHK; translated from the exons ATGTCAGGATTATTGAAAAAG TCAACGAAATTGACTGGACTCGCTGTAGCTGTGAATCCTCGTGTGGAACTTCGTACATTGTATGAGAGAATTTTACGGCTCGCGAATGAAATGCCAAAAGACTACATTTACAGGAAATCTATTGAAAGTTTGGTTAAGGAAAGGACCGATATTATATTACAG AATGAAAGCATTCCTGATATAGAGGAAAAGATAAACCAGGGACAAGTAGAGGAACTAATAATTCACGCAAAGAACGAAATCAGCTTGATGCAGAATATGCTCGAGTGCAAGCCATGGGAAAGCTTGATAGAAAAATCTCCACCGCATCAGTGGACTTGGCCCCctcacaaataa
- the LOC132912728 gene encoding small ribosomal subunit protein uS7: MADIETFDDMVVPTTTTLPLALSAELPEIKLFGRWNCDDVQVNDMSLQDYIAVKEKNAKYLPHSAGRYAAKRFRKAQCPIVERLTNSLMMHGRNNGKKLMAVRIVKHAFEIIHLLTGDNPLQVLVTAIINSGPREDSTRIGRAGTVRRQAVDVSPLRRVNQAIWLLCTGAREAAFRNIKTIAECLADELINAAKGSSNSYAIKKKDELERVAKSNR; the protein is encoded by the exons ATGGCTGATATAGAAACGTTTGATGATATGGTGGTACCTACCACTACAACTTTACCACTGGCACTTTCTGCTGAATTgccagaaattaaattatttggtCGTTGGAATTGCGATGATGTGCAGGTGAACGACATGTCATTACAAGACTATATCGCTGTAAAggagaaaaatgcaaaatatctACCACATTCTGCTGGACGTTATGCTGCAAAACGATTTCGAAAAGCTCAGTGTCCCATAGTTGAACGTCTTACAAATTCTTTAATGATGCACGGAAGAAATAATGGCAAAAAGTTAATGGCAGTAAGAATTGTAAAACATGCCTTTGAAATAATTCACCTGCTAACGGGTGATAATCCTTTACAg GTTCTTGTGACGGCTATCATTAACTCAGGACCAAGAGAAGATTCCACGCGTATTGGTCGTGCTGGTACAGTTAGAAGACAAGCGGTGGATGTTTCTCCGCTACGACGAGTAAATCAGGCCATTTGGTTGTTATGTACTGGTGCTAGGGAAGCCGCATTCCGTAATATTAAGACGATCGCCGAATGTTTGGCGGATGAACTCATCAATGCTGCCAAAGGTTCGTCTAATTCTTACgcgattaaaaagaaagacgaaCTCGAACGTGTTGCTAAATCTAATCGATAA